The following are from one region of the Acidobacteriota bacterium genome:
- a CDS encoding DUF11 domain-containing protein: MKHPKLTLTSNFRLLALLAVLFFALATFLHGAQRGTGAAAAATSIMPASVFAACAAGTITTASSPILYRDLGVANVTDEYVAYKITAPSAISDLWVRLTPCTSCNVTLSTNEDGLYHVGPLGAGVMTTVYFYVHTTAATSTAQSLTLNLFEGNPTSSGTLVCGPNSFNYTIEETIKANANKPDAVVISAGACYVMTETGATGTIGSGNGSIMAFTPAANPSFNADGFQLTSASINLNGTVTNNTLYLSGLASPDKPYTITYTFCPPTPIAAPPAAPVVWVSSGTQIKHTDPDTTSNGTVFLTSSKSVTPTGAVTPGTELTYTITLNNSGVAGSAAATGMKLTDAIPANTTYVANSTKLNGVAVADLAGGVMPYTATSPALEVHSTGQAAGTIAQGATATVVFKVTVNTPPPTFTSVSNFATYSGSNILASNTNTVTTPVPQADLTITKDDSKTIVQRLETTNYALMITNAGPSAVTGALLKDPSVNYLLVTGVSCTGSSGGAVCPSSGVTVANLQGGGISVDLPVNGKLTFTVAVTVAGFTPSQVLTLKNTATITAPTGTTDPTPGNNSAFDENDLQPGQPTAVNLISLTATGNARGATLEWRTGYEADNLGFNVYREERGRRVKLNAALVAGSALLAGGRTVLTAGNSYSWVDSQSAVGASYWLEEVDLNGVSTWRGPIYATSSAEGGKPNARSMTGRQVQMLPDLNEAANQNLQHEWASSATEGLRVEGLETEAPASLLLAQVRQPAWTLPNEVAAKLAVRKTGWYRVTAAQLAAAGFGTNVNAALLQLFADGVEVPVRVVGKGNSFDSLEFYGRGLDSPATDTRIYWLKAGQTQGLRLDTRPGQTAQRPNALSFRSTVERKERLIYFSGLLNGDAENWFGPVISPNGATQKLTTRFVDRTAATSTLELVLQGVTEQAHTINVEINGRANGTITFAGKTRFVTTLNVPASLLLDGENEIRLVATAGSADISLVESVRLSYQRSYMADGNVLSFSLGAGQIAFVGGFSTPTVRVLELGANDEPVRELSVKMQAMANAYGFTLQSDAGARYLALADQQFERVASVKLNSLSDWRATKNSADLVLITHRDFWTAANRLAEARRQQGLRVAVVDVEDAYDEFCFGAKAPQALKDLLTMARTTWAVKPAFVLLVGDATTDPRDYLGLGNADFVPTKLGATTYFETALDNWLADGDDDGLPELALGRLPVRTAAQADALVAKILTFKPNAANPRPALLVSDRTVDGVNYQTQSQEYAASLLPLMTKYFVNRNDGAPDQVRAQILNTINLNQPLVVNWGGHGSTQVWTGDGLLRVQDAASLTNAAPSLFVMTTCLNGYFPDPSQTSLGEAVLLNAPGGAFAVVSSSALNTPGPQYAFNLALYQSLFSEGKTLGEALTAARLAAGDKDVRNSYVLLGDPTLRLR, translated from the coding sequence ATGAAGCATCCCAAACTCACCCTGACCTCAAACTTCCGTTTATTGGCCTTGCTGGCCGTGTTGTTTTTCGCGCTGGCCACCTTCCTGCATGGCGCACAACGCGGTACTGGGGCGGCAGCCGCTGCAACCAGTATTATGCCTGCATCGGTTTTTGCTGCTTGCGCAGCCGGAACAATTACAACTGCCTCTTCGCCGATTCTTTATCGCGATTTGGGTGTTGCGAATGTGACTGATGAGTATGTCGCTTACAAAATTACCGCTCCCTCAGCGATCAGCGATCTTTGGGTCAGGCTCACGCCCTGCACATCCTGCAATGTTACGCTCTCGACCAATGAGGATGGGCTTTATCACGTTGGCCCGTTGGGTGCGGGCGTCATGACCACGGTTTACTTTTATGTGCATACCACTGCCGCAACGAGTACGGCACAGTCCCTGACCCTGAATCTGTTTGAAGGCAATCCGACCAGCAGCGGCACACTCGTCTGTGGGCCGAATTCGTTCAATTACACAATTGAGGAAACCATCAAGGCGAATGCCAACAAACCAGATGCAGTGGTTATCTCGGCAGGTGCCTGCTATGTGATGACAGAGACTGGCGCGACGGGCACGATTGGCTCTGGCAATGGCTCAATTATGGCCTTTACTCCAGCCGCGAACCCCTCGTTTAATGCTGACGGGTTTCAGCTCACCAGTGCGTCAATCAATCTGAACGGTACGGTCACGAATAACACACTCTATCTTTCCGGCTTGGCTTCCCCGGATAAGCCATACACGATTACTTATACTTTCTGTCCGCCCACGCCGATTGCCGCGCCGCCCGCCGCGCCTGTCGTTTGGGTCAGCAGCGGAACACAAATCAAACACACTGACCCGGACACCACTTCGAACGGCACGGTCTTTCTTACTTCGAGCAAGTCGGTTACGCCAACCGGGGCGGTGACGCCAGGGACGGAGTTGACTTATACCATCACCCTGAACAATAGCGGGGTGGCCGGGAGCGCAGCAGCCACCGGAATGAAATTAACGGATGCCATCCCGGCCAACACGACCTATGTTGCGAACAGCACGAAATTGAATGGCGTGGCTGTCGCTGACCTTGCCGGAGGGGTGATGCCCTACACGGCAACCTCTCCGGCGTTAGAAGTTCATAGCACGGGACAGGCTGCCGGAACTATTGCACAGGGAGCTACGGCGACGGTGGTTTTTAAGGTGACGGTCAATACCCCGCCGCCTACCTTCACAAGCGTCAGCAACTTTGCCACCTACAGCGGTAGTAATATCCTTGCTTCCAACACGAACACGGTTACTACCCCGGTGCCGCAAGCTGACCTCACGATCACCAAAGATGACAGCAAGACGATTGTTCAGCGGCTGGAAACGACAAATTACGCCTTGATGATCACCAACGCCGGGCCCTCGGCAGTGACAGGGGCGTTGCTGAAGGACCCGTCCGTAAATTACCTGTTGGTCACGGGGGTTAGTTGTACCGGCAGCTCTGGTGGCGCTGTCTGCCCCAGTTCCGGCGTGACGGTCGCGAATTTACAGGGCGGTGGGATTAGTGTTGACCTGCCTGTAAACGGCAAGCTGACCTTCACAGTGGCGGTGACCGTAGCGGGCTTCACCCCGTCTCAGGTTCTGACACTCAAGAATACCGCCACGATCACGGCGCCGACGGGGACGACTGATCCAACTCCTGGTAACAACTCGGCGTTCGACGAGAATGATTTGCAACCCGGGCAGCCAACGGCTGTCAATTTGATCTCATTGACGGCCACCGGCAATGCCAGGGGCGCGACGCTGGAATGGCGCACCGGTTACGAAGCTGACAATCTGGGCTTCAACGTTTATCGCGAAGAGCGTGGTCGGCGCGTCAAGCTCAATGCCGCCCTCGTGGCCGGGTCAGCGTTGCTGGCGGGCGGGCGCACGGTGCTGACGGCAGGCAATAGTTATTCGTGGGTTGATAGCCAGAGTGCAGTGGGCGCCAGCTATTGGCTGGAAGAAGTGGACTTGAACGGCGTGAGCACCTGGCGCGGCCCGATCTATGCCACCAGCAGTGCGGAGGGCGGCAAGCCGAACGCGCGCTCAATGACGGGCCGGCAGGTGCAGATGCTGCCTGATCTGAACGAAGCCGCCAATCAGAATCTGCAACACGAGTGGGCGAGTTCCGCCACTGAGGGGCTGCGGGTGGAAGGTTTGGAGACGGAGGCGCCTGCGTCGTTGCTGCTGGCGCAAGTGAGACAGCCAGCCTGGACCTTGCCGAATGAAGTAGCTGCCAAGCTGGCGGTTCGTAAAACAGGTTGGTATCGCGTGACGGCCGCACAATTGGCGGCGGCGGGTTTTGGCACGAACGTCAATGCCGCGCTGCTGCAACTTTTCGCCGATGGCGTCGAAGTCCCTGTCCGTGTCGTCGGCAAGGGGAATAGTTTCGATTCCCTAGAATTTTATGGGCGCGGGCTTGATTCGCCGGCCACCGACACGCGCATTTACTGGCTGAAGGCCGGTCAGACCCAAGGGCTGCGCCTGGACACTCGTCCGGGACAAACAGCGCAAAGGCCCAACGCGCTCAGTTTCCGCTCGACGGTTGAGCGGAAAGAGCGGTTGATCTATTTTTCGGGCTTGCTCAATGGCGATGCCGAGAATTGGTTCGGCCCTGTGATCAGCCCAAACGGCGCAACGCAGAAATTGACGACGCGCTTTGTTGATCGCACCGCCGCGACCAGCACGCTCGAACTCGTGTTGCAGGGCGTAACCGAGCAGGCGCATACGATCAACGTCGAAATCAATGGGCGCGCCAACGGAACAATTACTTTTGCCGGCAAGACGCGTTTCGTGACCACCCTGAACGTGCCGGCCAGCCTGTTGCTCGACGGCGAGAATGAAATCCGGTTGGTGGCCACGGCGGGCAGCGCTGACATCAGCCTCGTTGAAAGCGTGCGGCTTAGCTATCAGCGTAGCTATATGGCTGATGGCAATGTGCTGAGCTTTAGCTTGGGCGCGGGCCAGATAGCATTCGTCGGGGGATTCAGCACGCCGACCGTGCGTGTGCTCGAATTGGGGGCTAACGACGAACCCGTGCGCGAACTGAGCGTCAAAATGCAGGCGATGGCGAATGCTTATGGGTTCACCTTGCAAAGCGATGCCGGGGCGCGTTATTTGGCGCTGGCGGATCAGCAATTTGAGCGCGTGGCCAGTGTCAAACTCAACTCCCTCTCGGATTGGCGTGCCACAAAAAACAGCGCCGATCTGGTGCTCATCACACATCGCGATTTCTGGACGGCGGCGAACCGGCTGGCCGAGGCGCGGCGCCAGCAAGGTCTGCGCGTGGCGGTGGTGGATGTGGAAGACGCCTATGATGAATTCTGCTTTGGCGCGAAAGCGCCGCAAGCGCTCAAAGACCTGTTGACGATGGCGCGCACGACCTGGGCGGTAAAACCGGCGTTTGTCTTGCTGGTAGGCGATGCGACGACCGATCCGCGCGATTATCTGGGGTTGGGGAACGCTGATTTCGTGCCGACCAAATTGGGCGCAACTACGTATTTTGAAACCGCGCTCGACAACTGGCTGGCGGATGGCGATGACGATGGCCTGCCTGAACTGGCGCTGGGCCGCCTGCCCGTGCGCACCGCTGCCCAGGCTGATGCGCTGGTCGCAAAAATCCTGACTTTCAAACCGAACGCGGCCAACCCGCGCCCGGCTTTGTTAGTATCAGATCGCACTGTGGACGGCGTGAATTACCAAACGCAAAGCCAGGAATATGCCGCGTCATTGCTGCCGCTGATGACGAAATACTTCGTCAACCGCAACGACGGCGCTCCCGATCAGGTGCGCGCACAAATCCTGAATACGATCAACCTGAACCAACCTTTGGTGGTGAACTGGGGCGGGCACGGCTCGACGCAGGTTTGGACGGGCGATGGTTTGTTGCGCGTGCAGGACGCCGCGTCGCTCACGAACGCCGCCCCCAGCTTGTTCGTGATGACCACTTGTCTGAACGGCTATTTCCCCGATCCCAGCCAAACCAGTTTGGGCGAAGCGGTGCTGCTGAACGCGCCGGGTGGGGCGTTTGCCGTGGTTTCCTCCAGCGCGCTGAATACGCCAGGGCCGCAATACGCGTTCAATCTGGCGCTGTATCAAAGCCTGTTTAGCGAAGGCAAAACGCTGGGCGAGGCGTTGACGGCGGCGCGTTTGGCCGCAGGCGATAAGGATGTGCGTAACAGCTACGTGCTGTTGGGCGATCCGACGCTGCGGCTGCGCTAA
- a CDS encoding GDP-mannose 4,6-dehydratase, which produces MVRRRFLITGGAGFIGSNLVDRLLALNPARLVVLDNFDDFYSTSVKRANIADHLRQRNYRLIETDIRNYNELKQVFADEVFDTIIHLAAKAGVRPSLADPRGYHEVNVTGTLNLLELAQRNDIKKFVFGSSSSVYGAKAVAPFREDAPLLPISPYAATKASGELLAHTYSHLYGMNITCLRFFTVYGPRQRPDLAIHKFARLIASGQPVPVFGDGSAERDFTYIDDILNGIAAAAEYDATPFEVINLGASQTVTVKQMIEGLEEALGQKATLDYQPPQPGDVPRTHADVSKARQLLNYQPTTPFAVGIRRFAEWFERGAKF; this is translated from the coding sequence ATGGTGAGAAGACGTTTTTTGATTACGGGCGGGGCCGGGTTCATTGGGAGTAATCTGGTTGACCGGTTGCTGGCGTTGAATCCGGCGCGCTTGGTGGTGCTTGATAATTTTGACGATTTTTATAGCACCAGCGTCAAGCGCGCCAATATCGCCGACCATTTGCGCCAGCGTAACTACCGCCTGATCGAAACCGACATCCGCAATTACAACGAGCTGAAACAGGTCTTTGCCGACGAAGTCTTCGATACGATCATCCATCTGGCAGCCAAAGCGGGCGTGCGCCCCTCGCTGGCCGATCCGCGCGGCTATCACGAAGTCAATGTGACGGGCACGCTCAATCTGCTGGAACTCGCTCAGCGCAACGACATCAAAAAATTCGTTTTCGGCTCATCTAGCTCAGTCTACGGCGCCAAGGCCGTCGCCCCGTTTCGCGAAGACGCGCCGCTGCTGCCGATTTCACCTTATGCCGCGACCAAAGCCAGTGGCGAGTTGCTGGCGCACACGTACAGCCATCTGTATGGGATGAACATTACCTGCCTGCGCTTTTTTACGGTGTATGGCCCGCGCCAGCGGCCCGATCTGGCGATTCATAAATTCGCGCGTTTGATCGCCAGCGGGCAGCCCGTGCCGGTCTTTGGTGATGGCAGCGCCGAGCGTGACTTCACCTATATTGACGATATTCTCAATGGCATTGCGGCGGCGGCGGAATATGACGCCACGCCCTTCGAGGTGATCAATCTCGGCGCCTCACAGACCGTCACGGTCAAACAAATGATCGAGGGGTTGGAAGAAGCCTTGGGACAAAAGGCCACGCTGGATTACCAGCCGCCCCAACCCGGCGATGTGCCGCGCACGCACGCCGATGTGAGCAAGGCCCGACAACTATTAAATTATCAGCCAACCACTCCCTTCGCGGTTGGCATCAGACGCTTCGCCGAATGGTTCGAACGCGGCGCAAAGTTTTAA
- a CDS encoding fibronectin type III domain-containing protein produces MEYFRLQLSLFIITITLTATGLAQDTPNLFLQAATPTTHGKNGTAASRFNADLELVDRGATEFQLQLPDGPSVVLRKSGHERRSAGNAVWRGVTKDGRNLEAVLTVKNGLLAGALRNSQELYEIRPGAEGGQIIEKLDPASFQPCGGGAGPARSEAPNHELELQLRSEALQATTPVEIQLLSVYTAAAKNAAGGTAQIEATIQAAVDNANAVFINSQVNARYTLAGTAEVDYVESGTISTDLSWVQSNAGVAALRNQYGADMVSLIINNGGAYCGMGFAMRTSGPSFEYKAFQVTVRSCAVGNLTFAHEHGHNLGMEHDPANGAYPQDASYPWSFGHFENGSYRTVMSYNNQCTAGCPPIPYFSNPNLSYQGLPLGITDQRDNARTANATAGIVANFRAPTNVPPNVPGNLLANATSSVEILLTWADTSTNETGFRIERSSDGANFATVITLGANVNGYSDTGLAPATSYSYRVAALNNYGDSGFSNVASATTAGLPPNAPTNLTATAVAPTQINLSWSDNAGNETGYKVERSLNNSAWSQVALLGANAAAYNDTTVSAATLYYYRVRATNTAGDSASTSVVSATTPAPVPPPASPGNLTALALTSTQVNLTWTDNAATETGYRIERSTDGVTFTTIAMPGANAVSFTDTTVTAPAMLSYRVRAYNGGGDSAAANATVNLPVNGLAAPWLLANIGAVGVNGSAGMYNAAYTVRGSGLLSSKADSFLFAYQSLSGDGEIKARLSAPQNTGTNARLGVMIRESLTVNSRFAFMGVDGGAGFYWTQRNTNGGNSSAAKNGNGAPPQVWVRLVRTGNIIYGYKSADGSTWTLVNSMKFSVATNICIGLAVSSGASATLNTSVFDNVAVRQ; encoded by the coding sequence ATGGAATACTTTCGTCTACAGCTTTCGCTTTTCATTATAACAATCACGCTCACTGCCACTGGCTTGGCACAAGATACGCCCAACCTCTTTTTACAAGCGGCCACACCCACCACACACGGAAAAAACGGAACCGCCGCCAGCCGCTTCAACGCCGATTTGGAGTTGGTTGATCGTGGCGCGACAGAATTTCAACTGCAACTGCCTGATGGCCCCAGCGTCGTATTACGGAAAAGTGGGCACGAACGGCGCAGTGCTGGCAATGCGGTCTGGCGGGGTGTCACAAAAGATGGCCGCAATTTAGAAGCGGTGCTTACCGTTAAAAATGGTCTACTGGCTGGCGCGTTGCGCAACAGCCAGGAACTTTATGAAATTCGCCCCGGCGCCGAAGGCGGCCAAATCATCGAGAAACTCGATCCGGCCAGCTTTCAGCCCTGCGGCGGGGGCGCTGGGCCAGCCCGTAGCGAAGCCCCCAATCATGAGCTAGAGCTACAACTCCGCAGCGAAGCCTTGCAAGCCACGACGCCGGTCGAAATTCAGTTGTTGTCGGTTTACACTGCGGCAGCCAAAAATGCGGCTGGCGGCACGGCCCAAATCGAAGCCACAATTCAGGCGGCTGTTGACAATGCCAACGCAGTTTTTATCAACAGCCAAGTCAATGCGCGCTATACCCTCGCGGGTACGGCAGAAGTTGATTATGTCGAGTCAGGCACCATTTCAACTGATCTGAGTTGGGTACAATCCAACGCGGGCGTCGCGGCGCTGCGAAATCAATACGGCGCAGATATGGTCTCATTGATTATTAATAATGGCGGGGCATATTGCGGCATGGGCTTCGCAATGCGTACATCGGGGCCAAGCTTCGAATATAAGGCATTTCAGGTGACCGTGCGGAGTTGTGCGGTGGGCAATCTGACCTTCGCACATGAGCACGGCCATAATCTAGGGATGGAGCACGACCCGGCGAACGGCGCCTACCCTCAAGATGCATCCTATCCCTGGTCATTTGGCCATTTCGAGAATGGCAGCTATCGCACCGTCATGTCGTACAACAACCAATGTACGGCTGGCTGCCCACCCATCCCTTATTTCTCGAATCCGAACCTCAGTTATCAAGGGCTTCCGCTCGGCATCACCGACCAGCGCGACAATGCGCGCACAGCGAACGCCACCGCCGGGATCGTCGCCAACTTCCGCGCGCCCACGAATGTTCCGCCGAATGTACCGGGCAACCTGCTGGCCAATGCCACTTCCAGCGTTGAAATCCTGCTGACCTGGGCGGACACGTCTACCAATGAGACGGGCTTTCGGATTGAACGTTCGAGCGACGGCGCGAATTTCGCCACCGTCATCACACTGGGCGCCAATGTGAACGGCTATTCCGACACGGGTCTCGCACCCGCCACAAGCTATTCCTATCGCGTGGCCGCCTTGAACAACTATGGGGATTCAGGTTTCAGCAATGTCGCCAGCGCGACGACCGCTGGCCTGCCGCCCAATGCGCCGACCAACTTGACGGCCACGGCGGTCGCGCCGACACAGATCAATCTGAGTTGGAGCGATAACGCCGGGAATGAAACCGGCTACAAGGTGGAACGCTCACTCAACAACAGCGCCTGGTCGCAAGTCGCACTGCTTGGCGCAAACGCCGCTGCTTACAATGACACGACGGTCAGCGCCGCGACCCTGTATTACTACCGTGTGCGTGCCACAAATACTGCTGGCGATTCGGCCTCTACCTCGGTCGTCAGCGCCACCACGCCCGCTCCCGTTCCTCCGCCTGCTAGCCCCGGCAATCTGACGGCGCTCGCCCTCACCAGCACACAAGTCAATTTGACCTGGACGGACAATGCTGCGACCGAAACCGGTTATCGCATCGAACGTTCAACTGACGGCGTAACCTTCACGACGATTGCCATGCCTGGCGCCAATGCCGTGAGCTTCACCGACACCACCGTCACCGCGCCTGCCATGCTGTCCTATCGCGTGCGCGCCTATAACGGCGGCGGCGATTCGGCGGCAGCCAACGCGACGGTCAATCTGCCGGTCAACGGGTTAGCCGCGCCGTGGCTGCTCGCCAACATCGGTGCAGTCGGCGTCAATGGCAGTGCGGGGATGTACAACGCGGCTTATACGGTGCGCGGCAGCGGCCTGCTGAGCAGCAAGGCGGATAGTTTCCTTTTCGCGTATCAAAGTTTGAGCGGCGATGGCGAGATCAAAGCGCGGCTGAGCGCGCCACAAAACACCGGCACGAATGCGCGCCTGGGCGTGATGATTCGGGAAAGCCTGACTGTCAATTCACGCTTTGCCTTTATGGGCGTGGATGGCGGCGCGGGCTTTTACTGGACGCAGCGCAACACGAATGGCGGGAACTCCTCCGCAGCCAAGAACGGCAATGGTGCGCCACCGCAAGTATGGGTACGCCTGGTGCGCACCGGCAACATCATCTACGGCTACAAATCAGCAGACGGCAGCACCTGGACGCTGGTCAACTCCATGAAGTTCTCAGTGGCAACGAACATTTGCATCGGGCTGGCCGTCAGTTCAGGCGCGAGTGCGACCTTGAACACCTCGGTGTTCGACAATGTCGCGGTCAGACAGTAA